From one Rosa rugosa chromosome 4, drRosRugo1.1, whole genome shotgun sequence genomic stretch:
- the LOC133706583 gene encoding cellulose synthase-like protein D3 — MMASNYPNGSSRFNHLKKTSNDVDSDDIGSVEFATYTVQIPATPDNQPAGVSLQRSTSQRVEDQYASSSLFTGGYNCVTRAQLKDKVIESETSHPQMTWAKGSYCTVPGCDAQVVTDERGLDIVPCECGYKICMDCYRDAMRNGESDCPGCREPYKEMDMNEYGVTGRQPLLSTDGMSKTDRRMSLMKSKSMKSKALVESQAIEMDQNQWLFESKGSYGYGNAMWPKEDVSGSLDGMSGDLKMFKDKQWKPLTREVKISAAILSPYRLLVLARLVILGLFLYWRVTNPNDDAVWLWLMSVICEFWFAFSWILDQLPKLCPINRIAYVDVLKEKFETPNPSNPTGKSDLPGIDIFVSTADPEKEPPLVTANTILSILATDYPVEKLACYVSDDGGALLTFEAMAEAASFANLWVPFCRKHDIEPRNPESYFSMKRDPYKNKVKSDFVRDRRQVKREYDEFKVRINGLPDSIRRRSDAFNAREEIKAMKLRRETRDDEPLENLKFPKATWMTDGTQWPGTWVVSAPEHSKGDHASIIQVMLKPPSDEPLKGTEVDSNSMNLSEVDIRLPMLVYVSREKRPGYDHNKKAGAMNALVRASAVMSNGAFILNLDCDHYIYYSQAMREGMCFMMDRGGERLCYVQFPQRFEGIDPSDRYANHNTVFFDVNMRALDGIQGPVYVGTGCLFRRTALYGFDPPPIKERDGCCSGFFAKRKKTSSVASAPEVDSQDGSIELDNDNEEMGLALIPKTFGNSSLFVDSIRVAEFQGRPLADHPSMKNGRPIGALTLPRELLDASTVAEAISCISCWYEDKTEWGQRVGWIYGSVTEDVVTGYRMHNRGWKSIYCVTKKDAFRGSAPINLTDRLHQVLRWATGSVEIFFSRNNALLASSRMKFLQRIAYLNVGMYPFTSIFLIVYCFLPALSLFTDQFIVQQLNVTFLVYLLGITITLILLAVLEIKWSGIELEEWWRNEQFWLIGGTSAHLAAVLQGLLKVIAGIEISFTLTSKSGGDDADDDFVDLYIFKWTSLMVPPITIIMVNLIGIGVAFCRTIYSDNPKWSSLLGGSFFSFWVLAHLYPFAKGLMGRRGRTPTIVFVWSGLLAITISLLWVAIDPPSGSSGIGGSFQFP, encoded by the exons ATGATGGCCTCTAATTACCCAAATGGATCCTCCAGGTTTAACCATCTTAAGAAAACTAGCAATGACGTTGACAGTGATGATATTGGGAGTGTTGAGTTTGCAACCTACACTGTCCAGATACCCGCCACACCGGACAACCAGCCTGCCGGAGTTTCCTTGCAGCGGTCCACTTCTCAGAGAGTTGAGGACCAGTATGCATCCAGTTCTTTGTTCACAGGTGGCTACAACTGCGTTACACGAGCCCAGTTGAAGGACAAAGTGATTGAATCCGAAACAAGCCATCCCCAGATGACATGGGCCAAGGGGTCTTATTGTACCGTTCCTGGATGTGATGCTCAGGTGGTGACTGATGAGAGGGGATTGGATATAGTCCCTTGTGAATGCGGTTACAAGATTTGTATGGATTGTTATAGGGATGCTATGAGAAATGGTGAGAGTGATTGTCCGGGCTGCAGAGAACCTTATAAGGAGATGGACATGAATGAGTATGGTGTGACTGGTCGGCAGCCTTTGCTGTCAACGGATGGGATGTCAAAGACGGACAGGAGGATGTCGCTTATGAAATCAAAATCGATGAAGTCAAAAGCGTTGGTGGAGAGTCAGGCTATTGAAATGGATCAGAATCAGTGGTTGTTTGAGTCAAAGGGGAGTTATGGATATGGGAATGCTATGTGGCCAAAGGAAGATGTGAGTGGGAGTCTTGATGGGATGAGTGGTGATCTTAAAATGTTCAAAGATAAGCAATGGAAGCCACTAACGCGTGAAGTGAAAATCTCGGCTGCAATTCTCAGTCCATATCG GCTTCTAGTACTAGCTCGACTGGTGATCCTTGGATTATTTTTGTATTGGAgagtcacaaaccctaatgatGATGCAGTGTGGTTGTGGCTTATGTCTGTGATTTGTGAATTCTGGTTTGCCTTCTCTTGGATACTTGATCAGCTTCCAAAGCTGTGCCCCATAAATCGCATTGCTTATGTTGATGTTTTAAAGGAGAAGTTTGAAACTCCAAATCCAAGCAATCCTACTGGAAAATCTGATCTTCCTGGAATAGACATTTTTGTATCTACAGCAGATCCAGAGAAAGAACCTCCTCTTGTAACTGCAAACACGATTCTCTCAATACTTGCAACTGACTACCCTGTTGAGAAGCTTGCCTGTTATGTTTCTGATGATGGAGGTGCACTTTTGACCTTTGAGGCCATGGCAGAAGCTGCTAGTTTTGCCAACTTGTGGGTACCATTTTGTCGGAAGCATGATATTGAGCCAAGGAACCCAGAATCTTACTTCAGCATGAAGAGAGATCCTTACAAGAATAAAGTAAAGTCCGATTTTGTAAGGGATCGCAGGCAGGTAAAGCGAGAGTATGATGAATTTAAGGTTAGGATTAATGGCCTTCCTGATTCAATCCGGAGACGTTCCGATGCCTTTAATGCTAGAGAGGAGATCAAAGCTATGAAACTTCGGAGAGAGACTAGAGATGATGAACCGCTGGAAAATTTAAAGTTCCCAAAAGCAACTTGGATGACTGATGGAACACAATGGCCTGGTACTTGGGTAGTTTCTGCCCCTGAGCATTCCAAGGGTGATCATGCCAGTATCATACAG GTGATGTTAAAACCCCCTAGCGATGAGCCACTTAAAGGAACAGAAGTAGATTCAAATTCCATGAATCTAAGTGAGGTTGATATCCGTCTTCCCATGCTTGTTTATGTTTCTCGTGAAAAGAGGCCTGGTTATGATCATAACAAGAAAGCCGGAGCTATGAATGCCTTGGTTCGAGCCTCAGCCGTCATGTCCAACGGCGCCTTCATTCTCAATCTTGACTGTGACCACTACATCTACTACTCCCAAGCAATGAGAGAAGGCATGTGCTTCATGATGGACCGCGGTGGTGAACGCCTTTGTTATGTCCAATTTCCTCAGAGGTTTGAAGGAATAGACCCTTCTGATCGCTATGCCAACCACAACACTGTTTTCTTTGACGTCAACATGCGTGCTCTTGATGGAATTCAGGGTCCAGTATATGTGGGAACAGGATGTCTCTTTCGTCGGACTGCCTTATATGGCTTTGATCCACCTCCAATTAAAGAACGTGATGGTTGCTGTAGTGGTTTCTTTGCCAAGCGCAAGAAAACTTCTTCAGTTGCTTCTGCTCCTGAAGTTGACTCCCAAGACGGATCAATTGAACTAGACAATGACAATGAAGAAATGGGTCTTGCTCTTATTCCTAAAACATTTGGGAACTCAAGCCTCTTTGTTGACTCCATCCGAGTTGCAGAGTTCCAAGGTCGGCCCCTTGCTGATCATCCATCCATGAAAAATGGACGCCCCATTGGTGCCCTTACTCTTCCCCGGGAACTTCTTGATGCATCAACAGTTGCAGAGGCAATTAGTTGCATCTCATGCTGGTATGAGGACAAGACTGAATGGGGCCAACGAGTTGGGTGGATTTATGGTTCAGTGACTGAAGATGTGGTCACAGGTTACAGGATGCACAACCGTGGATGGAAATCTATCTACTGTGTCACTAAGAAGGATGCCTTTCGAGGAAGTGCCCCAATCAATCTCACTGACCGGCTTCACCAGGTTTTGCGGTGGGCTACTGGCTCTGTTGAAATATTCTTTTCTCGTAACAATGCTCTTCTAGCCAGCTCCAGGATGAAATTTCTCCAAAGGATTGCCTACTTGAATGTCGGAATGTACCCTTTCACATCCATTTTCCTCATTGTTTACTGCTTCCTTCCTGCACTCTCACTCTTTACTGATCAGTTCATTGTTCAGCAACTAAATGTAACCTTCCTGGTATATCTCTTGGGCATTACAATTACCCTCATTCTTCTTGCCGTGCTTGAGATCAAGTGGTCCGGAATTGAACTTGAGGAGTGGTGGAGGAATGAGCAGTTTTGGTTGATTGGAGGCACAAGTGCCCACCTTGCTGCTGTGCTCCAAGGTCTTCTAAAGGTTATAGCAGGAATTGAGATCTCATTCACTTTGACATCGAAATCGGGAGGCGATGATGCGgatgatgattttgttgatctttATATCTTCAAGTGGACATCTCTGATGGTACCACCTATTACTATCATAATGGTTAACTTGATTGGAATAGGTGTTGCTTTTTGTCGAACAATATACAGTGATAACCCAAAGTGGAGCAGCTTGCTTGGAGGTTCTTTTTTCAGCTTCTGGGTGTTGGCTCATCTATACCCCTTCGCCAAAGGACTTATGGGAAGACGAGGGAGGACCCCCACAATTGTGTTTGTCTGGTCTGGGCTTCTAGCAATCACCATATCTCTCCTTTGGGTGGCTATTGATCCCCCATCAGGCAGTAGTGGAATTGGAGGTTCATTCCAGTTTCCTTGA
- the LOC133744171 gene encoding protein SUPPRESSOR OF GENE SILENCING 3-like has product MSSGRANGNGRGKQVFEANSQQLSQGVADLCLGSEEGNGGWEEVGKKTKNRTGSSAAKGAQKSNPKAWVHQDVQKLNVWSGTGGSQAVNPWKPAGRGNSRPLSNSTPQQVITPPLHNGWNWKSKAGNNDRYVPPAAAHPADDDDESDALSDLDDDDDDIFSDDSDSSQMSHATQKNSKWFKDFFDKLEKLSVEEINDPNWQWHCPACKGGPGAIDWYQGMQPLIRHAETKGSKRVKLHRQLAQLLEAELKVRGTSVIPAGVVFGKWVGLKEEESNHKIIWPPMVFIMNTRLEKDENDKWLGMGNEELLLCFSSYPAQKGKHSYGPQGHCGISTLIFEPSAMGYFEAARLHRHFAEEGLGRDAWDRSPVLFRPGGKRQLYGFMPMKQELDIFNQHSEEKLKLKFEMRSYQEMVLHPLRKMNEDSQLVSYMKTRVAKEERHSQALEETLRIVNDKMQKIQEENHLLKERTKMHYEQNKEEMDLQEEFYKDMLSHTQN; this is encoded by the coding sequence ATGAGTTCGGGAAGAGCAAACGGAAATGGGAGGGGCAAGCAAGTCTTTGAAGCAAACAGTCAGCAGCTGAGCCAAGGTGTAGCGGATCTTTGCCTGGGTTCGGAAGAAGGTAATGGAGGGTGGGAAGAAGttggaaagaaaacaaagaacagAACTGGAAGCAGTGCTGCAAAGGGTGCTCAAAAGTCTAACCCAAAGGCATGGGTGCACCAAGATGTCCAAAAGCTCAATGTGTGGAGTGGTACAGGAGGATCACAAGCTGTTAATCCGTGGAAACCAGCTGGAAGAGGAAACTCAAGGCCGCTGTCTAACAGTACCCCTCAGCAAGTGATTACCCCTCCACTGCACAATGGGTGGAATTGGAAGTCAAAGGCCGGGAACAATGACAGATATGTGCCTCCTGCTGCAGCTCATCCTGCTGATGACGATGATGAGTCTGATGCATTGAGTGACcttgatgatgatgacgacgacATTTTCAGTGATGATTCAGACTCTAGTCAAATGAGTCATGCCACTCAAAAGAATAGCAAGTGGTTCAAGGATTTCTTCGACAAGTTGGAGAAGTTAAGCGTGGAGGAGATAAATGATCCTAACTGGCAGTGGCACTGTCCTGCTTGCAAAGGGGGTCCTGGTGCCATTGACTGGTATCAAGGCATGCAGCCATTGATCAGACATGCGGAAACAAAAGGATCGAAGAGGGTGAAGCTTCACCGGCAGCTTGCACAACTTCTGGAAGCAGAGTTGAAGGTGCGGGGTACAAGCGTTATACCTGCAGGTGTGGTCTTTGGTAAATGGGTAGgattgaaagaagaggaaagtaATCACAAAATTATCTGGCCTCCAATGGTATTCATCATGAATACCAGACTTGAAAAAGATGAGAATGACAAATGGCTGGGTATGGGCAATGAGGAGCTTTTACTCTGCTTCAGCTCTTATCCTGCTCAGAAGGGTAAACACTCCTATGGCCCCCAAGGACACTGTGGGATTAGCACTTTGATCTTTGAGCCATCGGCAATGGGTTACTTTGAGGCTGCACGGCTGCATAGGCATTTTGCTGAGGAAGGTTTGGGCAGAGATGCTTGGGATCGTAGCCCTGTGTTGTTTCGTCCAGGTGGTAAACGACAGCTTTATGGTTTCATGCCAATGAAACAAGAGTTGGATATATTCAACCAGCACTCGGAAGAGAAGCTGAAGCTGAAATTTGAGATGAGGTCCTACCAGGAGATGGTCCTCCACCCCCTGAGGAAGATGAATGAGGACAGCCAACTGGTTTCCTATATGAAGACCAGGGTTGCGAAAGAAGAGAGACACAGCCAAGCTCTAGAAGAAACTCTTCGTATAGTAAATGACAAGATGCAGAAGATACAGGAGGAAAACCACCTTTTGAAAGAGAGGACCAAAATGCACtatgaacaaaacaaagaagagaTGGATCTCCAGGAGGAATTTTACAAAGATATGCTATCTCATACCCAAAATTGA